The nucleotide window GATTTCTGTTTTTTTATTAGGTCAAAAAACAGTACTGATTTTCCGAAAACGATTAAGAAATTTCTGCTTGCTATTTTTCTTATAAAAAAATTGATTTATTTCGGATATTTCATATTTTTAGATTTTCATTGGTTATTTAGTACAAATGAATCCACTATGAATATGAAAACTATTAAAGATTATTTTAAATTTTCCCGTGAACAACGAGCAGGAATTCTTGTTTTGTTTGGTATTATAGTAGTCCTGCAATTAGCTTACTTTTTTATAGATTTTAATGGAATTGAAAAGGAATATCCCGATAAACAAAAATGGCTTTCGTTGCAATCAGAAGTTGATGATGCTAAAAGAGCCAATTTTAATGATAAACCTAAAATATTTCCTTTCAATCCTAATTTTATTTCAGATTACAAAGGGTATAAATTAGGAATGTCTGTTCGGGAAATTGACAGACTTCTTGCATTTAGAAAAGAGAATAAATTTGTTAATTCTGCCAAGGAATTTCAAGAGGTAACAAAGGTTTCTGATTCATTGCTGAATGTGATTTCGCCTTTTTTCAAATTCCCCGATTGGGTAAGTCGAAAGAAGGAGTTTTCAGGTTATAAAAATACGCAGTTTCCAACTTTTGCTAAAAAAGAAAAAATTATTCTAATCGATATTAATCAGGCTACAAAGGAAGATTTGATAAAAATAAGTGGAATCGGAGAGGTGATTTCGCTTCGAATTTTAACTCAAAAAGAAAAACTTGGGGCATTTGTTTCGATGGAACAGCTTAAAGAAGTTTGGGGTTTGTCGCCGGAAGTGATTCATAATTTAAATGAGCATTTTTCTGTTATGAAGCTTCCGCCTTTGAATAAAATTGATATTAATAATGCCTCATTAAAGGAACTATCTCAATTTTTTTATTTCAAAAATGATTTGGCTCGACAAATTGTAAAATATAGAAGCATGAATGGGGATTTTAAAAATATTGAGGATTTAGTAAAAATTAATGGCTTTCCTGCTGAAAAGGCAAATTTTATTGCTTTATATTTGAGCTTTTAACACGAAGGATATTTATGATGAATTTTGATTATAGTGAAACTCAATCTTTGATAGCGCAATCTATTAAGGATTTTGCCGAAAAAAATATTAGACCTTATATAATGGAATGGGATGAAGTTCAGATTTTCCCTGTTCCGCTTTTCAAAAAACTGGGTGAAATGGGTTTTATGGGTGCGCTTGTTCCTGTCGAATTGGGAGGCTCTGGACTGAGTTACCATGAATATATTACCGTTGTGGAAGAAATTTCCAAAGTCGATCCTTCTATTGGGCTGTCTGTTGCGGCTCACAATTCGTTGTGTGTGAATCATATTTTGACTTTCGGAAATGATGAACAAAAGAAAAAATGGATTCCAAAACTAGCCAGCGGAGAACATATAGGGGCGTGGGGATTGACCGAGCATAATACTGGATCTGATGCGGGAGGGATGAATACTACTGCTGTTCGTGATGGAGATTTTTGGGTAATCAATGGAGCTAAAAATTTTATTACCCATGGTATTTCGGGTGATATTGCTGTGGTGATTGTTCGCACCGGTGAAAAGGGAGATTCTAAAGGAATGACTGCATTTGTTTTTGAAAAAGGAATGGCAGGATTTACTTCTGGTAAAAAAGAAAATAAATTAGGAATGCGAGCGAGTGAAACGGCCGAATTAATTTTTGACAATTGCAGGATTCCAGATGCTAACCGGTTGGGTGAAGTAGGGCAGGGATTCGTGCAGGCAATGAAAATTTTGGACGGAGGTCGTATATCTATTGGTGCTTTGGCTTTGGGGATTGCAAAAGGGGCTTATGAGGCGGCTTTAAAATATTCAAAAGAACGATATCAGTTTGGGCAACCGATATCTGAAT belongs to Flavobacterium gilvum and includes:
- a CDS encoding ComEA family DNA-binding protein, coding for MNMKTIKDYFKFSREQRAGILVLFGIIVVLQLAYFFIDFNGIEKEYPDKQKWLSLQSEVDDAKRANFNDKPKIFPFNPNFISDYKGYKLGMSVREIDRLLAFRKENKFVNSAKEFQEVTKVSDSLLNVISPFFKFPDWVSRKKEFSGYKNTQFPTFAKKEKIILIDINQATKEDLIKISGIGEVISLRILTQKEKLGAFVSMEQLKEVWGLSPEVIHNLNEHFSVMKLPPLNKIDINNASLKELSQFFYFKNDLARQIVKYRSMNGDFKNIEDLVKINGFPAEKANFIALYLSF
- a CDS encoding acyl-CoA dehydrogenase family protein, which translates into the protein MNFDYSETQSLIAQSIKDFAEKNIRPYIMEWDEVQIFPVPLFKKLGEMGFMGALVPVELGGSGLSYHEYITVVEEISKVDPSIGLSVAAHNSLCVNHILTFGNDEQKKKWIPKLASGEHIGAWGLTEHNTGSDAGGMNTTAVRDGDFWVINGAKNFITHGISGDIAVVIVRTGEKGDSKGMTAFVFEKGMAGFTSGKKENKLGMRASETAELIFDNCRIPDANRLGEVGQGFVQAMKILDGGRISIGALALGIAKGAYEAALKYSKERYQFGQPISEFQAISFKLVDMATDIEASELLLHKAAFLKEQNRPVTRLGAMAKMYSSEMCVKVANDAVQIHGGYGYTKDYPVEKFYRDSKLCTIGEGTTEIQKLVISRDLLKD